The following are from one region of the Nicotiana tomentosiformis chromosome 7, ASM39032v3, whole genome shotgun sequence genome:
- the LOC104092253 gene encoding floral homeotic protein PMADS 2-like, which produces MSRRKIGMELIKNERSRNSTYQKRKKSLEKKSNELSILCQVKLCMIVYGPKDSEPTIWPDKDTVLSLIYSYRARSDDDKRLRTHDLSFYFRDLTRKVEIESSKLRKRNFEAKYPTWDQHYDSLSSDQLKQLSALLGAKIEFMKQRLELLKGTQTISLENMHAMSFLGKQLTQPNTQCVMQSLVRISSLQLEIIEQQHQQLVPPMNFPETEIMPFGQYHMIRQDNHQISGISTGIPHCTGTGYEPHLAMLNASGNVIESQRMCHRDLARDNNMLFSNNVDQQPQPLCYFVPMATPNNYFHQYHPMLPNAATSYQMHTSETEEYYEVGDFQLPNLNK; this is translated from the exons ATGAGCCGAAGAAAAATTGGCATGGAACTGATTAAAAACGAAAGATCTCGAAATTCGACGtatcaaaagagaaaaaaaagtttGGAGAAAAAGTCGAATGAATTATCAATTTTATGTCAAGTCAAGCTATGCATGATTGTATACGGTCCAAAAGATAGCGAACCAACAATCTGGCCCGATAAAGATACAGTTCTGAGCTTAATCTACTCGTACAGAGCCCGATCGGACGATGATAAGAGATTGAGAACTCATGATTTATCCTTTTACTTCAGAGACTTAACGAGAAAAGTCGAGATCGAGTCTTCAAAATTACGCAAAAGAAATTTTGAGGCTAAGTATCCAACTTGGGATCAACACTACGATAGTTTATCTTCTGATCAACTCAAACAACTTTCTGCCTTATTGGGTGCGAAAATAGAGTTTATGAAGCAAAG GTTGGAACTCTTGAAAGGAACGCAGACAATATCATTAGAAAACATGCATGCAATGAGTTTTCTTGGAAAGCAATTAACTCAGCCAAATACTCAATGTGTAATGCAGAGTTTGGTTAGAATAAGTAGTTTGCAACTTGAAATTATTGAGCAGCAACATCAGCAATTGGTGCCACCGATGAATTTCCCGGAGACAGAAATTATGCCATTTGGGCAATATCATATGATACGACAAGATAATCATCAAATTTCAGGAATCTCGACTGGAATACCTCACTGCACCGGTACCGGTTATGAGCCACATTTAGCGATGTTAAATGCTAGTGGAAATGTTATCGAAAGTCAACGGATGTGTCACAGGGATTTGGCCCGAGATAATAATATGTTGTTTAGCAATAATGTTGATCAACAACCTCAACCATTGTGTTATTTTGTTCCAATGGCGACACCTAATAACTACTTTCATCAGTATCATCCTATGTTGCCAAATGCTGCAACTTCTTATCAAATGCATACTTCTGAGACGGAAGAGTATTATGAAGTGGGAGATTTTCAACTACCAAATTTGAATAAGTAA
- the LOC104103999 gene encoding cation/calcium exchanger 3-like: MEALNRFYCRKRSRFRGIFNGLCLSVLVLFFFHRQNVLQIPLSKKSYSFIRSFKITTVRREIVEIQDVGVSTSNLKFCAGLYKHKGYSTKCEYLKANPQCNSGGFFNYLMFFYCDCESFSFLGYVTLAIWLIGLFYLLGNTAADYFCCCLEKLSNLLKLPPTVAGVTLLPLGNGAPDVFASIAAFMGSDSGEVGLNSVLGGAVFVTCVVVGTVSLCVAEQCIRIDKKCFIRDVCFFIIALVSLLALLIIGKVTVLGAVAFVSIYLVYAVFVAVTEMLRNRRGGNSSSSSLMLDSAAPLLPVTASMLSSSVDGEHDSLRAPLIKSESVDGLVQLQGQMPHWMWFSNVAIFSDEVVKENRGESPMALWGWNEQDDVNYQSSSFSCSKLFSLLEIPLTLPRRLTIPIVDEERWSKVYAVSSATLAPLLLAFLWNTQDDLRYPTSVAYVLGAVVGGTLGGIAFVYTNVDHPPRRCLFPWLFGGFFMSIIWFYIVANELVALLVAFGVIFGVNPSILALTVLAWGNSMGDLMSNVAIAVNNADGVQIAMSGCYAGPMFNTLIGLGISMLLGTLSKKPQSYMFPRDDSLYYTMGFLMLALVWALVVLPRNDMRPSKLLGLGLMTIYVVFLSSRAMLAMGDGSFNDVH, from the coding sequence ATGGAAGCTTTGAATCGTTTTTACTGTAGGAAAAGGTCCAGGTTTCGTGGAATTTTCAATGGACTTTGTTTGTCGGTTTtggttcttttctttttccatagACAAAATGTTCTTCAAATTCCACTTTCTAAGAAATCTTATTCCTTTATAAGGAGCTTCAAAATTACTACTGTTAGAAGAGAAATTGTTGAAATTCAAGATGTTGGGGTGTCAACTAGTAATCTCAAATTCTGTGCAGGGTTGTATAAACATAAGGGTTATAGTACTAAATGTGAGTATTTAAAGGCTAATCCTCAATGTAATTCAGGGGGTTTCTTTAattatcttatgttcttttactGTGACTGTGAAAGTTTTAGTTTTTTAGGGTATGTGACACTTGCCATTTGGTTGATTGGTTTGTTCTATTTGTTGGGAAATACAGCTGCTGATTACTTTTGTTGTTGTCTTGAAAAGTTGTCTAATTTGTTAAAACTGCCACCAACTGTAGCTGGGGTTACTCTTCTCCCTTTAGGAAATGGAGCACCTGATGTTTTTGCGAGTATTGCTGCTTTTATGGGCAGTGATTCTGGGGAAGTGGGGTTGAATAGTGTTCTTGGTGGAGCTGTTTTTGTTACTTGTGTTGTAGTTGGTACTGTCTCCTTATGTGTTGCTGAGCAATGTATTAGGATTGATAAGAAATGTTTTATTAGGGATGTGTGTTTCTTTATTATAGCTCTCGTTTCGCTTCTAGCTCTTTTGATTATAGGCAAGGTGACTGTTTTAGGTGCTGTTGCCTTTGTCTCTATTTATTTGGTGTATGCTGTTTTTGTTGCTGTAACTGAGATGTTGAGGAATCGTCGTGGTGGTAATAGTAGCAGTAGTAGTTTGATGTTGGATTCAGCTGCTCCATTGTTACCGGTTACAGCAAGTATGTTGTCTAGTAGTGTAGATGGAGAGCACGATTCTTTACGTGCGCCTCTTATTAAGTCGGAATCTGTAGATGGATTGGTGCAACTACAGGGTCAGATGCCACATTGGATGTGGTTTTCGAATGTGGCGATTTTCTCTGATGAAGTTGTGAAGGAGAATCGCGGAGAAAGTCCAATGGCTTTGTGGGGTTGGAATGAACAGGACGATGTGAATTATCAGTCGTCTTCCTTTTCGTGTTCCAAGTTGTTTTCACTGCTAGAAATACCATTGACACTTCCAAGAAGGTTAACAATTCCCATTGTTGATGAGGAAAGATGGTCAAAAGTATATGCTGTTTCCAGTGCTACGTTGGCGCCCCTGCTTTTAGCATTCCTTTGGAACACTCAGGACGATTTGCGCTACCCTACTAGCGTTGCATATGTTCTTGGTGCTGTAGTTGGTGGTACACTTGGAGGTATTGCATTCGTCTACACGAATGTTGATCATCCACCTAGGAGGTGTTTATTTCCATGGCTTTTCGGAGGTTTCTTTATGAGTATCATTTGGTTTTACATCGTGGCAAACGAGCTAGTGGCGTTGCTAGTGGCATTTGGTGTTATCTTTGGTGTCAATCCATCGATTCTAGCGTTAACTGTATTGGCATGGGGCAACTCAATGGGCGACTTAATGTCAAATGTCGCGATAGCAGTGAATAATGCAGATGGTGTGCAGATTGCTATGTCGGGTTGTTACGCCGGGCCTATGTTCAACACACTTATTGGTTTAGGCATCTCAATGCTCCTTGGAACTTTGTCTAAGAAGCCACAATCTTATATGTTTCCAAGAGATGATAGCTTGTATTACACAATGGGATTTCTAATGTTGGCATTGGTTTGGGCACTCGTCGTGCTACCACGAAACGATATGCGCCCGAGCAAGTTGTTAGGGTTGGGACTTATgactatttatgtagtttttctATCAAGTAGAGCTATGCTAGCCATGGGAGATGGTTCATTTAATGATGTACACTAA